One region of Candidatus Thermoplasmatota archaeon genomic DNA includes:
- a CDS encoding HAD hydrolase family protein has translation MTRWRAIACDYDRTLTDEHLRPDAHALAALGQARDEGIRVIAVTGRPLHFVRRTLPTIDAVVAENGAVRWYEGSAEVWEDWPDRPRVLDALDAAKIPFDAHEVMLSLPRSHAVAAKRALREHALRATFQV, from the coding sequence ATGACCCGGTGGCGCGCCATCGCGTGCGACTACGACCGGACGCTCACCGACGAGCACCTCCGCCCGGACGCCCACGCCCTGGCGGCGCTGGGCCAGGCGCGCGACGAGGGCATCCGAGTCATCGCCGTCACCGGCCGGCCCCTGCACTTTGTCCGCCGCACGCTGCCCACGATCGACGCGGTCGTGGCCGAGAACGGGGCCGTGCGGTGGTACGAGGGAAGCGCGGAAGTGTGGGAGGATTGGCCCGACCGTCCCCGCGTGCTCGACGCGCTCGACGCGGCGAAGATCCCCTTCGACGCTCACGAGGTCATGCTGAGTCTCCCGCGGTCGCACGCCGTCGCGGCCAAGCGCGCCCTGCGCGAACATGCGCTTCGGGCCACCTTCCAGGTC